The Sorangiineae bacterium MSr11954 DNA segment GCGCGCCGCCGGGCGGGCCATAGCCGCCAGGGGGCCCACCGTAGCCCCCGCCTCCAGGCGGTCCGCCGTAGCCCCCGCCGCCGGGGGGCTGCCCTCCACCGGGCGGAGGAGGATAACCGCCGCCGCCACCGCCGGGCGGAGGAGGAGGAAAGCCGCCCCCACCACCCGGAGGCGGACCGCCGGGCGGAAATCCGCCGCCACCACCACCAGGCGGATACCCGCCTCCGCCTGGGGGACCGTAGCCGCCGGCCGCGTGCCGTGTGGAGTTTGCGCTCATCGGTTCGTAAACCATCATGGATTCTTTTCTCCTCGCGATACCGAGTCTTTCGAGGTCCACTCCACGGTATCCCACCCCAGGCGGCGTGCTGGTACGTCCCGCTTGCCCTAGCTCGTCCCTAGCCCGTCAACTCCTCGGTTCGGCGGAGCATCGCACACATCGCCGAGTCTTGTCATCGCGCTTCGAGGCGCGGGCCGGGCAAAGCAAGACCCGCGCAATGGTCAAGCGAGACCAAGAAAGACCGGGACCGATCCAGGACTGATGTAGAAAGAATGCATGCGGATTTGCCCGCGGTGCTCGGAGCTCTTTCAGGATGACGCAGGATTTTGCCCCCTCGACGGCAGCCCGCTGACCAAAAGCAACGATCCCCTCCTGGGTCGCACCATCGCGGGACGCTTTCGGCTCATCAAGCGCCTTGGCGCCGGCGGCATGTCGAGCGTCTACCTCGCGCGCCATGTGATGATCGAGCGCCTCAACGCCATCAAGATCCTGCGGCAGGAGCTCTCGCTCAACCCCAGCCACCGCGAACGGTTCTTGCGTGAAGCGCGCGCCGTCAATCGGATCAATCACCACAACATCGTGGAGATTACCGACTTCGGCGACTCCGACAATCTGGCCTACCTCGTCATGGAGTACATCGAGGGCGAGTCGCTCATCACCCATATGCGCGTGGGCCGCTTTCCCTGGCGGCGTGCGGCGCACATCGCGGCCCAGGTGGCCTCGGCCCTTGGACGCGCGCACCAGATGGGGATCATCCACCGCGATCTCAAGCCGGAGAACATCATGCTGGTGACCCGGCCCGACGCCCCCGACACGGTGAAGCTCACCGACTTCGGCATCGCCAAGATCCTCGACGCGCCCGCGCTCACCTTTCACGAGCAAATGTTCGGGACGCCCGGCTACATCGCCCCGGAGTACCTCGAAGGGCTCGCCCCCGACGGCCGCGCCGATCTCTATGCGCTCGGCGTGGTGATGTACGAAATGCTCGCGGGCACCTTGCCCTACGATGCGCGCGGTCAATCGGAGCTGCTCTTTTCACCCCTGAAATCGAACCCCGTGCCGCTGCGTGAGCGCGGGGTCGACATCCCGCCGGACATCGAGCTGCTCGTTCACGCGCTCCTCGCCAAGCGCCGCGACGATCGCCCCGCCGATGCGTTCTCCGTGCACGACGCCCTGCTCGCCGCCATCCGCCGCCCCATCGCCTCGATCACCGAGGACGAAGAGACGGTCACCGCCCACCTCGACGCCGCCGCCATGGACGCCGCCATCCGCGACAGCGAGGTGACCCCGCTGGCCATCGACGCCGCCATCGCCAGCATGGCCGCCCGCGACGACGCGCTCCCCGACGAGCCGCTCCCCGGCGCCGCAGCCATCGCCGAGCCCCCGCCGAGCCTCCGCACACCGCCCGCCCACGACCCCCGCAGCACGCACGCTACGCACACGTCCGATGCGCCCGACGCGCCCGACGCGAAAGCCCTCACCGCGCCCTGGGTCGAGGCCGTCGAGGAGCTCGAGCGCGCCATCGAACGCACGCGAACCGCGCACGATGGCCCCGCCGATCGCGCCGAACGCGAAGAGCGCGCGCGGCGGGCGGCCGAGGAAGTGGACGGCATCCGCGACCTGATCGCGTCCGTCGAACGCGCCAGCGTCCGCGCCGCCGATTACCAGCGCCGGGTCGATCGCCTGGCCGCCAAGGGACGCGAGTTTCGCTCCGAGATCGGCCGCGCCATCGATGATCTGTCGCAGCAGCGGGCCCGCGAAAGGATGCATCTTGCATCGATTCGGGCGCGCCGCCAGGAGCTCGAGGAGCTGCTTTTGCGGCACGCGCAAAAGGAACAAACGGACGACGAGCCCCCGCCCGAGGCCACCTGGGAAGAGGAGCCCCTGCGCGCGGCGGATGAGCGCTCTGTCGCCATCGATGCCGATTTGACCTCACGGCTCGAGC contains these protein-coding regions:
- a CDS encoding serine/threonine protein kinase; this encodes MRICPRCSELFQDDAGFCPLDGSPLTKSNDPLLGRTIAGRFRLIKRLGAGGMSSVYLARHVMIERLNAIKILRQELSLNPSHRERFLREARAVNRINHHNIVEITDFGDSDNLAYLVMEYIEGESLITHMRVGRFPWRRAAHIAAQVASALGRAHQMGIIHRDLKPENIMLVTRPDAPDTVKLTDFGIAKILDAPALTFHEQMFGTPGYIAPEYLEGLAPDGRADLYALGVVMYEMLAGTLPYDARGQSELLFSPLKSNPVPLRERGVDIPPDIELLVHALLAKRRDDRPADAFSVHDALLAAIRRPIASITEDEETVTAHLDAAAMDAAIRDSEVTPLAIDAAIASMAARDDALPDEPLPGAAAIAEPPPSLRTPPAHDPRSTHATHTSDAPDAPDAKALTAPWVEAVEELERAIERTRTAHDGPADRAEREERARRAAEEVDGIRDLIASVERASVRAADYQRRVDRLAAKGREFRSEIGRAIDDLSQQRARERMHLASIRARRQELEELLLRHAQKEQTDDEPPPEATWEEEPLRAADERSVAIDADLTSRLELRKRQLEEQNEQLDLEFSEATGLLEGAISAVRRLTRELVQALDDAAALVTFDREKR